One genomic segment of Caloranaerobacter ferrireducens includes these proteins:
- the whiA gene encoding DNA-binding protein WhiA: MSFSSKTKNELSRLEINNKCCLISELAALIRMSGSIQIMGLGKVNIKFATENAAIARRIFTLLKKLYNVQSEVMVRKNRQLKKNNSYLMVVNNADEAKKILEDTGIFTKDSCNHFEINYGIPDKLIENRCCKRAYIRGAFLGGGSLSDPEKTYHLEFVTNSSKHSEDLCELINSFGLNSKIVTRKDNFVVYIKEGEQIVDLLNIIGAHNALLKLENIRILKDVRNNINRIVNCETANLSKTINAALRQIKNIEYIDRTIGIDKLPENLVDIAKLRLINREASLKELGQMLDPPIGKSGVNHRLRKIEQIAEELKKERGELDGKEDDYSKK; the protein is encoded by the coding sequence ATGTCATTCTCGTCTAAAACTAAAAATGAGTTATCTAGATTAGAAATAAATAATAAGTGCTGTCTTATATCAGAACTGGCAGCACTTATACGTATGAGTGGTTCTATACAAATAATGGGTTTAGGAAAAGTAAATATTAAATTTGCAACAGAGAATGCCGCTATAGCTAGAAGAATTTTCACTTTGTTAAAAAAGTTGTATAATGTACAGTCTGAAGTTATGGTTAGAAAAAATAGACAATTGAAGAAGAATAATAGTTATTTGATGGTAGTAAATAATGCAGATGAAGCAAAAAAAATACTAGAGGATACAGGTATTTTTACGAAGGATAGTTGTAATCATTTTGAAATAAATTATGGAATACCAGACAAACTAATAGAAAATAGATGTTGTAAAAGAGCATACATCCGAGGAGCCTTTTTAGGTGGAGGTTCTTTAAGTGACCCTGAAAAAACATATCATTTAGAATTTGTTACTAATAGTTCCAAACATAGTGAAGATTTATGCGAATTGATAAATTCTTTTGGATTAAATTCAAAAATTGTTACTAGAAAAGATAATTTTGTTGTATATATTAAAGAAGGCGAGCAAATAGTTGATTTGCTTAATATAATAGGAGCTCATAATGCATTATTAAAGCTTGAGAATATTAGAATACTTAAAGATGTTAGGAATAATATAAATAGGATAGTAAATTGTGAAACTGCCAATTTAAGCAAAACTATTAATGCAGCATTAAGGCAGATAAAAAATATAGAATACATAGATAGAACTATTGGCATTGATAAATTGCCAGAAAACTTAGTAGATATCGCAAAACTAAGATTAATTAACAGAGAAGCAAGTCTTAAAGAGCTAGGGCAGATGTTAGATCCTCCTATAGGTAAGTCGGGTGTAAACCATAGACTAAGAAAAATAGAACAAATAGCAGAAGAACTAAAAAAAGAGAGGGGGGAATTAGATGGAAAAGAGGACGATTACAGTAAAAAATAA
- a CDS encoding HPr family phosphocarrier protein has translation MEKRTITVKNKTGLHARPAALFVQTAGKFLSEITVKKDDKEVNAKSIMGIMALGVSQGNEITIIARGEDEKEAVEALVDLLENKLIEE, from the coding sequence ATGGAAAAGAGGACGATTACAGTAAAAAATAAAACAGGATTACATGCTAGACCAGCAGCACTATTTGTACAGACAGCTGGAAAGTTTTTGAGTGAGATTACTGTGAAAAAAGATGATAAAGAAGTTAATGCAAAAAGTATAATGGGAATAATGGCTTTAGGAGTTTCTCAAGGCAATGAAATTACAATAATAGCTAGAGGTGAAGATGAAAAAGAAGCTGTTGAAGCTTTAGTAGATTTATTAGAAAATAAGCTAATAGAAGAGTAG
- a CDS encoding HD-GYP domain-containing protein: MKLITIENLTQGMKVAKTVYKSNGSVLLSEGIVLKDSYIQKLKELDIKQIYVYDDELKGIHTQDIIREDTRNKAKMIIKNIMDELNVSSNVHIDKILIIVDQIIEEILSHDELLIKLEEIRAVDEYTFGHSVNVSVLSIITGACLGYTKEELKELGLGAMLHDIGKVRVPDNILNKPGKLTEEEFHEIKKHTIYGYEILKTIKDISETSRLIALYHHERVDGQGYPLSIKGDEIHEFARIVSIADVYDALTSDRIYKKRIKNYQAVEYLLTMSGHQFDYDIAKIFVNNIALYPVGEGVLLNTGEKGFVIKVNKDFPTRPVIRILYDSKGDRLIKPVDVDLMFENSKVIIDTVDDIK; this comes from the coding sequence ATGAAATTAATAACAATTGAGAATCTGACACAAGGGATGAAAGTAGCAAAAACTGTCTATAAATCGAATGGCAGTGTTTTGCTAAGTGAAGGAATAGTACTCAAAGATTCATATATACAAAAGCTAAAGGAATTAGACATAAAACAAATATACGTTTATGATGATGAATTAAAAGGTATACATACTCAGGATATAATAAGAGAAGATACTAGAAATAAAGCAAAAATGATAATAAAGAACATAATGGATGAATTAAATGTTTCGAGTAATGTACATATTGATAAGATTCTTATTATTGTAGACCAGATTATAGAGGAAATACTTTCCCATGATGAACTTCTTATAAAGCTAGAAGAAATTAGAGCAGTAGATGAATATACTTTTGGGCATTCTGTTAATGTATCTGTTTTATCAATTATTACTGGTGCTTGTTTAGGGTATACAAAAGAAGAGCTAAAAGAATTAGGGCTTGGTGCAATGTTGCATGACATAGGGAAAGTCAGAGTACCTGATAATATATTAAATAAGCCAGGTAAATTAACAGAAGAAGAGTTTCATGAAATTAAAAAACATACAATCTATGGTTATGAGATACTTAAAACTATAAAAGATATAAGTGAAACGAGTAGACTTATAGCATTATATCATCATGAAAGAGTTGATGGTCAGGGATATCCTCTAAGTATAAAAGGAGACGAGATACACGAATTTGCAAGAATTGTATCGATAGCAGACGTATATGATGCTTTAACCTCTGATAGAATTTACAAAAAGAGGATAAAAAACTATCAGGCTGTTGAGTATCTATTAACGATGAGTGGGCATCAATTTGATTATGATATTGCAAAAATATTTGTTAACAATATAGCTTTATATCCTGTTGGTGAAGGAGTACTTTTAAATACTGGTGAGAAAGGATTCGTAATAAAAGTTAATAAAGATTTTCCAACAAGACCTGTTATAAGAATTTTATATGATAGTAAAGGAGATAGATTAATTAAACCAGTAGATGTTGACTTGATGTTTGAGAATTCAAAAGTAATAATAGATACTGTTGATGATATAAAGTAA
- a CDS encoding DRTGG domain-containing protein, which produces MTKHEKIIKYIEELEVGSKISVRSIAQQLNVSEGTAYRAIKDAESRELVKTMPRVGTVRIKKVEKGNIEKLSFAEVVNIVEGSILGGHEGIHKMLNKFIIGAMTIKEMEKYLQPGSLVIVGDREEVYEEALNKGCAILITGGFGCSERIKEKANMKKLPVITTAYDTFTIATIINKAIYERKIKKDILLVENIMDKNPPYMFEDQNIGEWKQNVITRKLSSFTIVDKDMNVVGVVTPKDVTGIEDKVLLKEVMTKEPITLPRTTSVAYVSHIMTWENIEIIPIVKGRKLIGVVNRQDVIRALRYMKSQPHIGETVEDMIIDNFSLEIMSNGLRFKGEVMPLMLNQLGAASCGTMAMVMAAAGSITLKEKKHYDVFTDSFMVYFIKPLQVDNKIEIVTDIIDMGRNFCKVDIEILHNKGVVAKAMMSAKILKK; this is translated from the coding sequence ATGACTAAACATGAAAAAATAATTAAATATATAGAAGAGTTAGAAGTTGGCTCAAAAATTTCCGTAAGAAGTATTGCACAGCAATTGAATGTTAGTGAAGGTACAGCTTATAGAGCTATAAAAGATGCAGAGAGTAGAGAGCTTGTTAAAACAATGCCGAGAGTAGGGACTGTCAGAATAAAAAAAGTCGAGAAAGGTAATATTGAAAAATTATCCTTTGCTGAAGTTGTTAACATAGTAGAAGGTTCTATACTTGGTGGACATGAAGGTATCCATAAAATGTTAAATAAATTTATAATAGGAGCTATGACTATAAAGGAAATGGAAAAATATTTACAGCCTGGTAGTCTAGTTATAGTTGGAGATAGAGAGGAAGTTTATGAGGAAGCACTAAACAAAGGTTGTGCGATATTGATAACTGGTGGGTTTGGATGTAGCGAACGTATAAAAGAAAAAGCGAATATGAAAAAACTTCCTGTAATAACAACAGCTTATGATACCTTTACAATAGCTACTATAATAAATAAGGCTATATATGAAAGAAAAATAAAGAAAGATATTTTGTTGGTTGAGAATATAATGGACAAGAATCCACCATATATGTTTGAAGATCAAAATATTGGTGAATGGAAGCAAAATGTAATTACACGTAAATTAAGCAGTTTTACAATTGTTGATAAAGACATGAACGTAGTTGGAGTAGTAACTCCTAAAGATGTTACTGGTATTGAAGATAAAGTACTTTTAAAAGAAGTAATGACCAAAGAACCGATTACTTTGCCGAGAACAACTTCTGTTGCTTATGTTTCTCATATAATGACTTGGGAAAACATAGAAATAATTCCTATAGTAAAAGGTAGAAAATTAATAGGAGTTGTAAATAGACAAGATGTAATTAGAGCTTTAAGATATATGAAAAGCCAGCCACATATAGGTGAAACTGTAGAAGATATGATTATCGATAATTTTAGTTTGGAGATAATGAGTAATGGATTAAGATTCAAAGGTGAAGTTATGCCATTAATGTTAAATCAGTTAGGAGCTGCAAGCTGTGGTACAATGGCTATGGTTATGGCAGCAGCAGGGTCAATTACTCTTAAAGAGAAGAAGCATTATGATGTATTTACAGATAGTTTTATGGTATATTTTATAAAACCTTTACAAGTTGACAACAAAATTGAGATAGTTACAGATATAATAGATATGGGGAGAAACTTTTGTAAGGTTGATATAGAAATTTTACACAATAAGGGTGTAGTAGCTAAAGCAATGATGTCAGCAAAAATTTTGAAAAAATAA
- a CDS encoding DNA polymerase III subunit alpha — MESSKKFVHLHVHTEYSLLDGAARISKLMDRVKELGMDSIAITDHGSMFGVVEFYKTALKKGIKPIIGCEVYISRGKYTEKDPNRDKFQYHLVLLAENNEGYSNLIKIVSEGYVNGYYYKPRVDSTILSKYSKGIIALSACLGGEVQYHILNNNYKKAKEVALKYREIFGEDNFYLELQDHGMKDQKYVNHELIRLSRETNIPLVATNDVHYINQDDAKVHDILLCIQTGKTINDKDRMRFPTSEFYLKSPEEMSSLFPNAPEAIENTVKIAQRCNVEFDFNTLHLPKYNVPEGYTNSQYLRKLCYEGLKKRYKVVTDEIKERLNYEISIIENMGYVDYFLIVWDFIKFAKDNGIMVGPGRGSAAGSLVSYTLGIIDIDPLKYGLIFERFLNPERVTMPDIDIDFCYERREEVISYVINKYGEDRVAQIVTFGTMAARGAIRDVGRALDMPYGDVDYIAKQIPMELGITIDKALETNNKLLNLYQEDEKVRELIDLAKAVEGMPRHTSIHAAGVVISKEPITEYVPLSKNNDSITTQFTMTELEELGLLKMDFLGLRTLTVIRNAIQLIKQNYGIEVDFSNSNYDDKKVYEMFSKGETLGVFQFESSGMRQFLKELKPTSFENIIAANSLFRPGPMKQIPKYIENKNNPSKIKYAHPKLEPILGVTYGCMVYQEQVMQIVRDIGGFSMGRSDLVRRAMGKKKMDVMERERKHFIYGKLNENGEVEIPGAIRNGVDEETANKIYDEMIDFAKYAFNKSHSAAYAVLAYQTAWLKCYYPVEFMAALISSVMGNTNSVSLYIQECKRLGIEILPPDINESYSNFTVNGRKIRFGLAAVKNVGKPAIEAIIKARETDGKFKSFTDFCKRVDLNSVNKRTVESLIKCGAFDSLGLKRAQLLAVYERIIESIHQDKKRNIEGQFSLFETISKSDKQVYTDDLPDIEEFPDKILLSMEKEMLGIYLSGHPLASYEKELKRISNITTSEIYESLEKTEEENESFKLIDGKEVVIGGVITNKKNKITKNNNIMAFATLEDLYGSIELIIFPSTYEKYSNYINEDSLVIVKGRLSIHEEEEPKIICDSFRPLTKVNMEKLYLKVSRNKSLSVLNEIKSILSNYTGNVPVYVYLENKNKTIMAERDYWVDVTNDKLLNNLKKLLGQDCVKVC, encoded by the coding sequence ATGGAAAGCTCTAAGAAATTTGTTCATTTGCATGTCCATACTGAATATAGCTTATTAGATGGAGCTGCTAGGATTAGTAAACTTATGGATAGGGTTAAGGAGTTAGGAATGGATAGTATAGCTATTACTGATCACGGCTCCATGTTTGGCGTTGTAGAATTTTATAAAACTGCATTAAAAAAAGGAATAAAGCCAATTATTGGTTGTGAGGTATATATCTCGAGAGGCAAATATACAGAAAAGGACCCTAATAGAGATAAGTTTCAATACCATTTAGTTTTACTTGCTGAAAATAATGAGGGATATTCTAATTTAATCAAGATAGTTTCAGAAGGGTATGTAAATGGATATTATTATAAGCCTAGAGTAGATTCAACTATATTGAGTAAATATAGTAAAGGTATAATAGCTTTGAGTGCTTGCCTTGGTGGGGAAGTTCAGTATCATATACTTAACAATAATTATAAAAAGGCTAAAGAAGTAGCACTTAAATATAGAGAAATATTTGGTGAAGATAATTTTTATTTAGAACTTCAAGACCACGGAATGAAAGATCAGAAATATGTAAATCATGAGTTAATCAGATTGAGCAGAGAAACTAACATACCGCTTGTTGCTACTAATGACGTTCATTATATTAATCAAGATGATGCAAAAGTGCATGATATTCTCTTATGTATCCAAACAGGTAAGACAATTAACGATAAGGATAGAATGAGATTTCCAACTTCTGAATTTTATTTAAAATCACCTGAAGAGATGTCGAGTCTATTCCCAAATGCACCTGAAGCAATTGAAAATACAGTAAAAATAGCTCAAAGGTGCAATGTAGAGTTTGATTTTAATACTTTACATTTACCTAAGTATAATGTACCTGAAGGATATACCAATTCACAATATTTGAGAAAATTATGTTATGAAGGACTTAAAAAGAGATATAAGGTAGTTACAGATGAGATAAAAGAAAGGCTTAATTATGAAATTAGTATTATAGAAAATATGGGCTATGTTGACTATTTCTTGATAGTTTGGGACTTTATCAAATTTGCAAAGGACAATGGAATAATGGTAGGTCCTGGTAGAGGTTCAGCAGCAGGAAGTCTAGTTTCTTATACTTTAGGAATTATAGATATAGACCCTCTTAAATATGGTTTAATTTTTGAGAGATTTTTAAATCCTGAAAGGGTTACTATGCCTGATATAGATATAGATTTTTGCTATGAGAGAAGAGAAGAGGTCATAAGCTATGTTATAAATAAATATGGAGAAGATAGGGTAGCACAAATAGTAACTTTTGGTACTATGGCAGCAAGAGGTGCTATAAGGGATGTTGGTAGAGCTTTAGATATGCCTTATGGAGATGTAGACTATATAGCCAAACAGATACCTATGGAATTAGGGATAACTATAGATAAAGCTTTAGAGACCAACAATAAGTTACTTAACTTATATCAAGAAGATGAAAAAGTAAGAGAGTTAATCGATTTGGCAAAAGCTGTTGAAGGAATGCCAAGACATACTTCAATACATGCTGCAGGAGTAGTTATTTCAAAAGAACCTATAACAGAATATGTTCCTTTATCAAAGAATAATGATTCAATAACTACTCAATTTACTATGACTGAGCTTGAAGAACTAGGATTACTAAAAATGGACTTCTTAGGTCTTAGAACGCTTACAGTAATTAGAAATGCTATTCAGCTAATTAAACAAAACTATGGAATTGAAGTAGATTTTTCTAATTCTAATTATGATGATAAAAAAGTATATGAAATGTTTAGTAAAGGTGAAACTCTAGGGGTATTTCAGTTCGAAAGTTCTGGAATGAGACAATTTCTTAAAGAATTAAAACCTACGTCATTCGAAAATATTATAGCAGCAAATTCACTATTTAGGCCAGGTCCAATGAAGCAGATACCAAAATATATCGAAAATAAGAACAATCCTAGTAAGATAAAGTATGCTCATCCAAAACTTGAGCCTATATTAGGAGTAACTTATGGCTGTATGGTTTATCAAGAACAAGTAATGCAAATAGTTAGGGATATTGGCGGCTTTAGTATGGGACGTTCAGACCTAGTTAGAAGAGCTATGGGTAAAAAGAAAATGGACGTAATGGAAAGGGAAAGAAAACATTTTATATATGGTAAGTTAAATGAAAATGGAGAAGTTGAGATTCCTGGGGCAATAAGAAATGGTGTAGATGAAGAAACAGCAAATAAGATATATGATGAGATGATAGATTTTGCAAAATATGCATTTAATAAATCACATTCTGCCGCCTATGCTGTTTTAGCATATCAAACAGCGTGGCTTAAATGCTATTATCCAGTTGAGTTTATGGCTGCTTTGATATCAAGTGTTATGGGAAATACAAATTCAGTTTCATTATATATACAAGAGTGTAAAAGACTTGGCATTGAAATATTACCACCAGATATAAATGAGAGTTATAGTAATTTTACGGTTAATGGAAGAAAAATAAGATTTGGATTAGCTGCCGTAAAAAATGTAGGAAAACCTGCTATCGAAGCTATTATTAAAGCAAGAGAAACAGATGGAAAATTTAAAAGTTTTACAGATTTCTGTAAGAGAGTAGACTTAAATTCTGTTAATAAAAGGACGGTAGAAAGTTTAATAAAATGTGGTGCATTTGATTCTTTAGGCTTAAAAAGAGCACAGCTTTTGGCAGTATATGAGAGAATTATAGAAAGTATACATCAAGATAAGAAGAGAAATATTGAGGGACAATTTTCACTGTTTGAAACTATTTCCAAGTCTGATAAACAAGTTTACACAGATGATTTACCGGATATAGAAGAATTTCCTGATAAAATACTTTTATCTATGGAAAAGGAAATGCTAGGAATTTATTTAAGTGGTCATCCATTAGCATCTTACGAAAAAGAATTAAAAAGGATTTCTAATATAACTACAAGTGAAATATATGAATCCCTTGAAAAAACTGAAGAAGAAAATGAAAGCTTTAAGCTTATTGACGGTAAAGAAGTTGTAATTGGAGGGGTTATTACAAATAAAAAGAATAAAATAACCAAAAATAATAACATTATGGCTTTTGCTACATTAGAAGATTTATATGGTTCTATAGAGCTAATAATTTTTCCTTCAACATATGAGAAATATTCAAATTATATAAATGAGGACAGTTTAGTAATAGTAAAAGGAAGACTAAGTATACATGAAGAAGAGGAGCCTAAAATTATTTGTGATAGTTTTAGACCCCTCACTAAAGTGAATATGGAGAAACTATATTTAAAGGTATCTAGGAATAAATCCTTGAGTGTGCTAAATGAGATTAAAAGCATACTTTCAAATTATACAGGTAATGTCCCTGTATATGTATATTTAGAGAATAAGAATAAAACAATAATGGCTGAGAGGGATTATTGGGTAGATGTAACAAATGATAAATTACTAAATAATTTAAAGAAACTATTAGGGCAAGATTGTGTTAAAGTTTGCTAG
- the pfkA gene encoding 6-phosphofructokinase produces MKTIGVLTSGGDAPGMNAAVRAVVRTAIYNGLKVMGVKQGYNGLISGNIEEMNLSSVADIIHRGGTILRTARCEEFKTEEGRKKALTVLKVFGIEGLVVIGGDGSFQGAKKLSELGVPTIGIPGTIDNDLGYTDYTIGFDTAVNTVLDAISKIRDTSTSHGRAVIVEVMGRHCGDIALYAGLAGGAESVIVPEEGFDIDDVCKRLIQGRNRGKLHSIILLAEGVGKAYELGEEIQEKTGIETRVTVLGHIQRGGSPTAFDRILASKMGAKAVELLLEGKSGRVIGVKGNELFDMDIDEALALEKNFDKGMYNLTKILSI; encoded by the coding sequence ATGAAAACTATAGGTGTTTTAACAAGTGGTGGAGATGCACCTGGTATGAATGCTGCAGTTAGAGCAGTTGTAAGGACAGCAATATACAATGGACTTAAGGTAATGGGAGTAAAACAAGGATATAATGGACTTATCAGTGGCAATATTGAAGAAATGAACTTATCATCTGTAGCAGACATTATACATAGAGGTGGGACTATATTAAGAACAGCAAGATGTGAAGAGTTCAAAACTGAAGAAGGTAGAAAAAAAGCTCTTACAGTTTTAAAAGTTTTTGGAATTGAAGGTCTAGTAGTTATAGGTGGGGACGGTTCATTCCAAGGAGCAAAAAAATTAAGTGAGCTAGGTGTTCCTACAATTGGTATTCCAGGTACTATAGATAATGATTTAGGGTATACTGATTATACAATAGGTTTTGATACAGCTGTTAATACAGTTCTAGATGCAATTAGTAAAATAAGAGATACATCAACTTCTCATGGTAGAGCAGTAATAGTAGAAGTTATGGGTAGACACTGTGGAGATATAGCTTTATATGCAGGTCTTGCTGGAGGAGCAGAAAGTGTTATTGTTCCAGAAGAAGGATTCGATATAGATGATGTATGTAAGAGATTAATTCAAGGAAGAAATAGAGGTAAATTGCATAGTATAATTTTATTAGCAGAAGGTGTAGGTAAAGCTTACGAATTAGGCGAGGAAATTCAGGAAAAAACAGGTATAGAAACTAGAGTTACTGTTTTAGGCCATATTCAAAGAGGAGGAAGTCCAACAGCTTTCGATAGGATTTTAGCAAGTAAAATGGGAGCTAAAGCTGTAGAATTATTGTTAGAAGGCAAATCAGGTAGAGTAATAGGTGTTAAAGGAAATGAATTATTTGACATGGATATTGATGAAGCACTTGCATTAGAGAAAAACTTTGATAAAGGTATGTATAATTTGACTAAGATACTTTCAATATAA